From the Mammaliicoccus sciuri genome, the window GAAAGAGAAAGACCTGGTAAAGGAAGTATTCACCATCTTGCGTTATCCGTAGCAGACGAAAAAGAATTAAATAAAGTGAAAGAATTATTAGATGAAAAAGGCGTTGTACATTCTGGAATAGTGGATAGAGATTTCTTTAAAAGCTTATATTATAGACATTCACATATATTGATTGAATTTGCGACAGAAGGACCAGGTATGCCATATGATGATGTGTCACAACTTGGACAACAGCTAGACTTACCAGGATTTTTAGAATCAAGAAGAGCAGAAATTGAAAGTAATTTAGAACCTATTTAATAGAAGAATATAGGTTTTCTAACGCTCAAGAGTTAAAAACAAGATCGTTAGAAATTCTAACGCTCAAGAATCGCAAACAAGATCGTTAGCGGTCAAAGATTTACAAAAAATGAGTGGAAACTAGGCGCTAACGCTCAAGAGTGCAAAACAAGATCGTTAGAAATTCTAACGCTCAAGAATCGCAAACAAGATCGTTAGCGGTCAAAGTTTTTCAAAAAATGAGAGAAAACCTGGCGCTAACGCTCAAGAGTGCAAAACAAAATCGTTAGAAATTCTAACGTCCAAGAAACGCAAACAAGATCGTTAGCGGTCAAAGATTTACAAAAAATGAGTGGAAACCAGGCGCTAACGCTCAAGAGTTAAAAACAAGATCGTTAGAAATTCTAACGTCCAAGAAACGCAAACAAGATCGTTAGCGGTTCATATATACAAACAAAAGGTGCTTTCTTCTATATTTTATGTTGCTGTTTTTTTATTAATCTCACTGTGATAAACGAGGTGATTGGGATGGCGATACTTACAGCGATACCGCCTAATAATATGGTTATGATTTCAGCTGCAAATATTTTCGCATTGATTATTTCGCCAAATGTGTAATTTAATTTACCAAACCAGAAAAATAACGTGATTTGTCCGCCTATATAGGCGAAGTAAATTGTATTGGTTGTTGTTGATAGGATGTCTCTTCCTATTGTTAAGCCAGACTTGAATAGTTGTTGCAATGATATTTTTGGATGTGCTTCATATAGTTCGTACATTGGAGAACTAATGGATATTGTTAAATCAATCACTGCTGCGATTACGGCTAATACAACTGTAAATACCATGAGTTCAGCATAGTTTATACCTACATTCATTGAAAATATATACGTTTCATCTTGTTCTTCTTCAGTGAACCCTTGCAACATTGAAATATCTACAATGAAATAGATTAATCCTATTAAGATAAGTGTAGATATAATAGTCGCGAAAAAGGCAGCAACTGTCTTAGTATTATATGCATTAATATAGAACAAGTTAATACACGTAATAATTAAACAGAAGATGATTAATACGATGAATATAGGCGCTTTATAAATGATAAGTAATAACGCAATAAACAACGTCAATAAGTTTAGAAATAACGTTACAAACGATCTAAATCCTTTCTTTCCACCAACGATGATCATAAGAATGAGTAATATACTGGCTAAAATAAATGTCGTCATTATTTAGCCTCCTCTCGTTGCATGAACATCATCGCAACAAATATTGTGATAGGTATCGTAATCACAATACCAATGCCGCCCATGAGTGCTCTCGTAATTTCTAATGACCAATTCATGGATAAGGTATACGTGACTGTATTGCTATTTTTAAAGTAAAGAATAATCATCGGAATGCTACCAGATAAATAAGCGAAGAATAAGATATTCGTCATTGTACCCATAATATCTTTACCAATGTTTGTGCCTGATTGACGCAATTGTTTCAATGAAATTTCGGGATGTTGTGCTTTAATCTCATATAAGGAACTTGTTAACGTAATAGCAACATCCATAACCGCACCGAGCGAGCCTATTAGTACAGACGCAAGGAATATTTGTGTCGGTTGAATCGTTAAGAAACTCATCGTTTCATATTTAACACCGTCACCATTCGTAAACATCATGACGAGTTGAGCGATACCGATACTTAAAAATGTACCTAATAAAGTTGAAATTATCGCAACAAAAGTTCTCCGTTTAAAGCCACTAACGAGCAGTAAGGATACGATTGTTGAGAATATAACTGTTGCCGTCATTAATATAAAGAAGTGATGATTATGATGTTTCATGAAATAATCAATCATCAATAGTAGAACTGTGACATTAATAATGAGTGAAATAATGGAATATAGCCCTGATTTTCTACCGACGATAAGTAAAGTTAATAAGAATAAACCAGTCATTAATGTGACAGCGCCATCTCGTTTTAAGCCTTTTATAATAGCGGTGTCTTCTTTACCTTTATAGGATAAAAGGACTTGGTCGTTTACATGGTATTTCTCAGAATCCGTTAAAGAGTCCGTGTATTTATGAGGAACCGTAATGCGGTCTCCTTTATGCTGACCGTTCTGAATCTCTAAATGGATTTGTTCTTTATGTAACGTATCTTTATTTTTATTTTGGTCAATCGTTGTTTGTGAAGATTGATGTGTAATATCCGTAATTTGACCAATTGGTGTTTTGTAATATTGCGCATTGTGTTGGGTGAATATATAGGCTATTACAACGCATACAATAAATGTGAGTATCGCAACATTAAATGGTTTCGTTAATTGTTGTTTAATTTTGTCATTCATGTTTTGTCACCATCATTTTTCTTTGATTTGAACATACTATAGTATACGTACATAAGTGGTGTACTTCAATTATTTCCATGTTTCAGCACAAGGTAGTGAATCGCGTTTTCTAGCTTTTGAGACATAAGGATGTCCTGCTACTGTGAAACGTAAAGGTTTGTCAGTCCAGATGCCCTTATTTGGGACGCCGATTCTTGCTGAACGTTCGATATGTTTAGGGTATCTTCTATTTGTTGTATCAATTTTTAAGGAATTGTCATTGAGTTTAGTGCCGTCTAATGCTTTAGATATTTGCATCGCTTGCGTGAATTTGCCAGGTCCATTTGTTAATTCTATACCTGCTTTGGCGTTACGGTTCAGTGCCATTTGTTCAATACCATGTTCAGGTTCTATCGCTCTAATTAAGACACCTTGAGGTTCACCTTCAACTTGTGTAACAAAGTTAATCAGTAATTGTTTGTGCATAGAGTGTGCGTAGATCATTCCACCCTCGCAATACAAAGATTTCACGCTTTTAGTATTTCTGCCATTGAATGAATGGGCAGCTTGATCATGTTTGCCAATATAAGCTTCCGTTTCAACGATATAACCTGTATATACGATATCGTCTGTTTCGTGAATGATTTTGACACAAAGTAAGTCAGCAGCAATTTCTTCAGTCGTTCTATTGATAAAATCCATTTTGAAAATATCCTCCTTAATGATACGTTGCTTGTCTTTGTAATAAAGAACGTGTATGTTCAATAAAAGTCTTCAATTTATTGTTTTGATTATTGTCTTGATAAACAATGTTAATCGTTCTTTTAAGTTCGGTATGTGTTAACGGGATTTTTGTAAGTTGTTCATTTTCAATGCCATTACTTAAATAATCAGGCACGATGAGTACGCCTTTTTCAGAAAGTAATGTTTGTCGTAATAACGCAAAATTTGAAATTGGGTAAGTCTTCTGTGATGCATGTTTACGTATTAATTGTGATATTTGATCAGGTAATGTGTTGAAATGGTAAATGTATTGCTGGCTCAATTGTGATAAAGGCGGTTTAGGGTTCATTGATAAATCATTGTTATTATGAACGTATAAATTATATGTTTCTTCGAATAGTGTATGTTTAATAGTATGTTTATTGTTTGTAAGTTTCGGTGTAAGTTCGCATAACGCGACATCTATTTGATGAGATAATAAACCTTCTTCGATTTCAAGTGGTGTCATCATCATAGGTCTAACTTCTAATTTGAAATCTCGCTCGTAAGTCTTAATAATAGCCGGTAACGCTTGTGATACATAACTTTCTGTATAAGCGAGATTAATAGAACGTCGATCTGAATGTTCTTGATGTATAAATAAATCTTTCGTTTCTTCTATTAAGTTTAAAATTCTATTTGTCTGTGTAAGTAAGAGTTCACCACTGTCCGTTAATTTTACATTTCTACCTTCTCTTAAAAATAACGTCGTGTTTAATTCTTTTTCTAAATTTGCGATTTGTCTACTGACTGCAGATTGGGCAATCTCTAGCTCGAGCGCAGCCTCTGAAATATGCTCTCTTAAAGCAACTTTTCTAAAATAAATTAATTGTTTTATCTCCATATTCAACACCTCATTATTTATATTATCTAATTTTTAGATATATTTCATCTATTTTATATATTGTTAAGATAAGTCCTTGTAAAGTATGATATAGACTATCAATTATTGAAGATTCTGAAATTTATTGTTGAGGTGATGTCGTATGTCATTTAAGAAAGATAGAAGACAACTTGGCCTATATGATTCGATGGACGAGCATGATGCTTGCGGGATTGGCTTTTACGCCAATATGGACAACAAAAGGTCACATGAAATTGTACTAAAATCAATTGAAATGCTTTGTAGGTTAGATCATAGAGGTGGAGTTGGAGCTGACGGAATTACTGGTGATGGCGCTGGTATTATGACAGAAGTCCCTCACCTCTATTTTAAACAAAAATTAAAATTAAATTTACCTGAAGAAGAACATTACGCAGTAGGTATGTTCTTCACTGATGAAAAAATAGCTGGCAGTGAACATGAAAAGAAGTTTAATGCGTACTTTGAAGAAGAAGGATTAAAAGTTATTGGATACAGAGATGTTCCATTAGATACATCAGTATTGGCAGAACATGTCGAAGAGACAATGCCTTGTATTCAACAAGTGTTTGTTGAAAATCATTCAAGTGAACACTTTGATCGTTCGTTATTCATTGCGCGTAAACAAATTGAAAGATATGGCGATGAACAAGATTTAGATTTATACTTTGCAAGTTTATCTAGACGCACAATCGTATATAAAGGTTGGTTGCGTTCAGATCAAATTAAAGGTTTATATATTGATTTGTTAGATGAAGATTATGTTTCTAAATTTGGTTCTGTACATTCGAGATTTAGTACGAATACATTTCCAAGTTGGAAAAGAGCGCATCCAAATAGATTATTAATGCATAATGGTGAAATTAATACGATTAAAGGTAATGTTAACTGGATGCGTGCAAGACAAGACAGATTAATTGAAACAATCTTTGGTGATGTGAAAGATAAGATTGGAACAGTGCTAGATGAATCAGGAAGTGACTCATCAATCGTTGATAATGCACTAGAGTTCTTAAGTTTAAGCATTCCTCCTGAACAAGCAGCAATGTTATTGATACCTGAACCATGGTTATATAACGAAACACAAGATCCTAAAATTAGAGCATTCTATGAATATTACAGTTATTTAATGGAGCCTTGGGACGGTCCGACAATGATTAGTTTCTGTGATGGAGATAAACTTGGCGCATTAACAGACCGTAATGGTTTAAGACCTGGTCGTTACACAATTACAGATTCAAATGAAATTATATTTTCTTCAGAAGTAGGCGTTATTGACGTTGAAGAAGAACATGTTGTTTATAAAGGGCAACTCAACCCAGGTAAACTTTTATTAGTGGATTTTAAAGAGAATAAAGTTATCGAAAATGATGAATTAAAACAACGTATCGCAAGTGAATATCCTTATGATGAGTGGGTAAGTCATAAAGCGTTAAACGTAAATGATACAGTGGCGACACCTTCACATGTTGAAGAAGAAAAATTATTCCAATTACAACGTCGTTTCGGATATACAAAAGAAGAAATTAATAAATATATGTCAGAACTTGTGAGTGAGAAGAAAGATCCAATTGGTGCGATGGGCTTTGATACACCTGTTGCCGTGTTGAGTACGAGACCAGAATCATTGTTTAATTACTTTAAACAACATTTTGCACAAGTAACGAACCCACCAATTGACTCATATAGAGAGAAAATTGTTACAAGTGAATTGGTTTACTTAGGTAAAGAAGGTAACTTGCTACAACCGCATCAAGATAACACGAGAAGAATTCAATTAAATCACCCAGTATTATCGAAAGCGCAACTTGAACAAATCCAAGATAGTGAATTTAATGTTGCGGTGATTCCGACGACTTACACAGGTTCACTTAAAGAAGCTCTAGATGACTTAGGGCAAACTGTTTCAAAAGCCGTTAAAAATGGTGCTGAGATTATTGTCTTAGAAGATGAGTCTGTTGAGGATTTAGAAGCGGCGTTTGCAATGCCGATATTATTAGCGGTTAGTCACATTCATCAACACTTGATAAGAACGGGTCAACGTTTAGATACAAGTATTGTGGCATATTCTGGTGAGTGTCGTGAAGTGCATCATTTAGCTACATTAATAGGATATGGTGCTAATGCTGTTGTGCCATACTTAGCACATTATACGATTGAAGATTTAACTGCTGCGGGACGTCTTGAAGGTACAGTTGAACAAAATATTGATACGTTTAGTCAAACGTTATCAGCTGGTGTCATTAAAGTAATGGCTAAAATGGGTATTTCAACTGTTCAAAGTTATCAAGGTGCACAAATCTTTGAAGCAATTGGGTTAGGTAAAGATGTTATCGATCAATACTTTACAGGTACACCGTCTAAACTTTCTGGTATATCAATTGATACGATTGATAAAGAGAATAAAGCGAGACAATCTGAACAGATTAAATATTTAAATTCAGGTAGTACTTTCCAATGGCGTCAACAAGGTGAATATCATGCATTCAATCCTAAGACAATTCATTTATTACAACATGCATGTAGAGATAATAATTTTGAAATGTTTAAAGAATATTCTAAAGCTGCAGATAGTGAACGTATGAGTCACTTAAGAAACTTACTTGATTTTAAATCAGATCGCGCTATTGATTTAAAAGATGTAGAATCTGCTGACCAAATTGTGAAACGCTTTAAGACAGGTGCAATGAGCTTCGGTTCTATTTCTCAAGAAGCGCATCAAACTTTAGCAGAAGCAATGAATAGAATTGGTGGACGTAGTAATAGCGGTGAAGGTGGAGAAAATCCAGAACGCTATATTATTAAGCCGGATGGCACAAATTATATGAGTGCTATTAAGCAAGTCGCATCAGGTAGATTTGGTGTAACGAGCGATTACTTACAACATGCTAAAGAAATTCAAATTAAAGTCGCACAAGGTGCTAAACCCGGTGAAGGTGGACAATTACCTGGTACAAAAGTTTATCCATGGGTAGCTGAAGTACGTGGTTCAACACCGGGTGTAGGATTAATTTCACCACCACCTCACCATGATATATATTCTATTGAGGACTTAGCACAACTGATTCATGACTTAAAGAATGCAAATAGAAAAGCAGACATTAGTGTTAAGCTCGTTTCTAAATCTGGCGTAGGTACAATTGCAGCAGGTGTTGCAAAAGCTTTTGCCGATAAAAT encodes:
- a CDS encoding YibE/F family protein, giving the protein MTTFILASILLILMIIVGGKKGFRSFVTLFLNLLTLFIALLLIIYKAPIFIVLIIFCLIITCINLFYINAYNTKTVAAFFATIISTLILIGLIYFIVDISMLQGFTEEEQDETYIFSMNVGINYAELMVFTVVLAVIAAVIDLTISISSPMYELYEAHPKISLQQLFKSGLTIGRDILSTTTNTIYFAYIGGQITLFFWFGKLNYTFGEIINAKIFAAEIITILLGGIAVSIAIPITSFITVRLIKKQQHKI
- a CDS encoding YibE/F family protein — its product is MNDKIKQQLTKPFNVAILTFIVCVVIAYIFTQHNAQYYKTPIGQITDITHQSSQTTIDQNKNKDTLHKEQIHLEIQNGQHKGDRITVPHKYTDSLTDSEKYHVNDQVLLSYKGKEDTAIIKGLKRDGAVTLMTGLFLLTLLIVGRKSGLYSIISLIINVTVLLLMIDYFMKHHNHHFFILMTATVIFSTIVSLLLVSGFKRRTFVAIISTLLGTFLSIGIAQLVMMFTNGDGVKYETMSFLTIQPTQIFLASVLIGSLGAVMDVAITLTSSLYEIKAQHPEISLKQLRQSGTNIGKDIMGTMTNILFFAYLSGSIPMIILYFKNSNTVTYTLSMNWSLEITRALMGGIGIVITIPITIFVAMMFMQREEAK
- a CDS encoding DNA-3-methyladenine glycosylase — encoded protein: MDFINRTTEEIAADLLCVKIIHETDDIVYTGYIVETEAYIGKHDQAAHSFNGRNTKSVKSLYCEGGMIYAHSMHKQLLINFVTQVEGEPQGVLIRAIEPEHGIEQMALNRNAKAGIELTNGPGKFTQAMQISKALDGTKLNDNSLKIDTTNRRYPKHIERSARIGVPNKGIWTDKPLRFTVAGHPYVSKARKRDSLPCAETWK
- the gltC gene encoding glutamate biosynthesis transcriptional regulator GltC; translation: MEIKQLIYFRKVALREHISEAALELEIAQSAVSRQIANLEKELNTTLFLREGRNVKLTDSGELLLTQTNRILNLIEETKDLFIHQEHSDRRSINLAYTESYVSQALPAIIKTYERDFKLEVRPMMMTPLEIEEGLLSHQIDVALCELTPKLTNNKHTIKHTLFEETYNLYVHNNNDLSMNPKPPLSQLSQQYIYHFNTLPDQISQLIRKHASQKTYPISNFALLRQTLLSEKGVLIVPDYLSNGIENEQLTKIPLTHTELKRTINIVYQDNNQNNKLKTFIEHTRSLLQRQATYH
- the gltB gene encoding glutamate synthase large subunit encodes the protein MSFKKDRRQLGLYDSMDEHDACGIGFYANMDNKRSHEIVLKSIEMLCRLDHRGGVGADGITGDGAGIMTEVPHLYFKQKLKLNLPEEEHYAVGMFFTDEKIAGSEHEKKFNAYFEEEGLKVIGYRDVPLDTSVLAEHVEETMPCIQQVFVENHSSEHFDRSLFIARKQIERYGDEQDLDLYFASLSRRTIVYKGWLRSDQIKGLYIDLLDEDYVSKFGSVHSRFSTNTFPSWKRAHPNRLLMHNGEINTIKGNVNWMRARQDRLIETIFGDVKDKIGTVLDESGSDSSIVDNALEFLSLSIPPEQAAMLLIPEPWLYNETQDPKIRAFYEYYSYLMEPWDGPTMISFCDGDKLGALTDRNGLRPGRYTITDSNEIIFSSEVGVIDVEEEHVVYKGQLNPGKLLLVDFKENKVIENDELKQRIASEYPYDEWVSHKALNVNDTVATPSHVEEEKLFQLQRRFGYTKEEINKYMSELVSEKKDPIGAMGFDTPVAVLSTRPESLFNYFKQHFAQVTNPPIDSYREKIVTSELVYLGKEGNLLQPHQDNTRRIQLNHPVLSKAQLEQIQDSEFNVAVIPTTYTGSLKEALDDLGQTVSKAVKNGAEIIVLEDESVEDLEAAFAMPILLAVSHIHQHLIRTGQRLDTSIVAYSGECREVHHLATLIGYGANAVVPYLAHYTIEDLTAAGRLEGTVEQNIDTFSQTLSAGVIKVMAKMGISTVQSYQGAQIFEAIGLGKDVIDQYFTGTPSKLSGISIDTIDKENKARQSEQIKYLNSGSTFQWRQQGEYHAFNPKTIHLLQHACRDNNFEMFKEYSKAADSERMSHLRNLLDFKSDRAIDLKDVESADQIVKRFKTGAMSFGSISQEAHQTLAEAMNRIGGRSNSGEGGENPERYIIKPDGTNYMSAIKQVASGRFGVTSDYLQHAKEIQIKVAQGAKPGEGGQLPGTKVYPWVAEVRGSTPGVGLISPPPHHDIYSIEDLAQLIHDLKNANRKADISVKLVSKSGVGTIAAGVAKAFADKIVISGYDGGTGASPKTSIQHAGLPWEIGLSETHQTLMLNGLRSRVTLETDGKLMTGRDVALACALGAEEFAFATAPLVVLGCIMMRVCHKDTCPVGIATQNGDLRKLYTGKADHIVNFMYFIAEEIREILASLGLKTMDELVGRTDLLSVSNRYYSHPKARELDLEALLFVNEGERYRSMNQNHHLDVGFDLTKLYEDAKASIDHGEKFVGSYNVRNTERDVGVITGSYITEVHGEPGLPEDTISVKTFKHAGQSYGAFTPKGMTLHHTGDANDYFGKGLSGGKLILNAPNEDREDNIIVGNVCFYGATSGTSYINGRAGERFCVRNSGVNVVVEGVGDHGLEYMTGGRVVILGDVGRNFGQGMSGGVCYALPTDVEAFKKDNELDTLEFETLKDPDEIANLRHMLEEHVRYTNSKNAQAVLASFDTIVDKVVKVIPKDYKLMMQKISLHKLENEEDALLNAFFDDRKSIGDEEELASVY